One segment of Paraburkholderia sp. PGU19 DNA contains the following:
- a CDS encoding DUF2182 domain-containing protein, protein MQTDTLNAVANPRASRRAFFGVVALVFVASAALTVIAGMSMSSMSGLPMPGGWSLSMTWAPMCGQKWPRVAATFIGMWIVMMIAMMLPSLAPVLWRYHEAIGRTGVMRVRWMTALAGVGYFFVWALLGVVVFVLGVALMTLALRVPSLARAMPVAAGCVVLLAGIAQFSAWKSRYLACSRMLTATRSASEAWKQGMRLGVHCILCCAGLTSVLLVNGMMDLRAMAFVTLAITAERLAPYPERIAQAIGVAVVVRGLWLLLQAS, encoded by the coding sequence ATGCAAACGGACACCTTGAATGCTGTGGCGAATCCGCGTGCGTCGCGGCGCGCGTTCTTCGGTGTTGTGGCGCTGGTCTTCGTGGCTTCGGCTGCGCTGACAGTCATCGCGGGCATGTCGATGTCGTCGATGAGCGGACTGCCGATGCCGGGCGGCTGGTCGCTGTCGATGACATGGGCGCCGATGTGCGGGCAGAAATGGCCACGCGTCGCGGCGACGTTCATCGGCATGTGGATCGTGATGATGATCGCGATGATGCTGCCGTCGCTCGCGCCCGTGCTGTGGCGCTATCACGAAGCCATCGGCAGAACGGGCGTGATGCGTGTGCGTTGGATGACTGCGCTGGCGGGTGTCGGCTACTTCTTCGTGTGGGCTCTTCTCGGCGTGGTCGTGTTTGTGCTGGGCGTCGCATTGATGACGCTTGCGTTGCGCGTGCCGTCGCTGGCTCGCGCGATGCCCGTCGCGGCGGGCTGTGTCGTGCTGCTCGCAGGCATCGCGCAGTTCAGCGCATGGAAGTCGCGTTATCTGGCGTGCAGCCGGATGCTGACGGCGACGCGCAGCGCAAGCGAAGCATGGAAGCAAGGCATGCGTCTCGGCGTGCATTGCATCTTGTGCTGCGCGGGACTAACGTCGGTGCTTCTCGTCAACGGCATGATGGATCTGCGCGCAATGGCATTCGTAACGCTGGCGATCACGGCTGAACGTCTCGCGCCATATCCCGAGCGTATTGCGCAAGCGATTGGCGTCGCCGTTGTGGTTAGAGGCTTATGGCTGCTCTTGCAAGCATCTTGA
- a CDS encoding zinc ribbon domain-containing protein YjdM, with product MSTLPHCPKCNSGFTYEDAGVYICPECAHEWSTQSVVTTEPAEKVYRDSAGNVLQDGDTVTVIKDLKLKGSAGVVKMGTKVKNIRLVDSDHDIDCKIDGFGAMSLKSEFVRKV from the coding sequence ATGAGCACGCTACCCCATTGTCCCAAATGCAATTCCGGGTTCACGTACGAAGACGCGGGCGTCTATATCTGCCCGGAATGTGCGCATGAATGGTCGACGCAGTCAGTGGTGACGACCGAACCCGCCGAAAAGGTCTATCGGGATTCGGCCGGAAACGTCTTGCAGGACGGCGATACCGTGACTGTCATCAAGGACCTGAAACTGAAAGGCTCGGCAGGCGTGGTCAAGATGGGCACCAAGGTAAAGAATATCCGGCTGGTGGACAGTGATCACGATATCGATTGCAAGATCGATGGCTTCGGCGCCATGAGTCTGAAGTCGGAATTCGTCAGGAAGGTGTGA
- a CDS encoding DUF899 domain-containing protein, whose product MSKHTVATRDAWLKARLELLEAEKALTRRSDELARQREALPWVKIDKPYRFETDEGSATLTDLFRGRSQLIVYHFMFGPDYTAGCPSCSAIADGFDGVAVHLANHDVTLMAVSRAPLAKLQAYKARMGWKFPWASADGSDFNFDFSVSFTEAQQRAGDIEYNFERAGHAMDMTPAPEPVVRFAASCGTDAPAYSRDRPGISTFVYEDGVVYHAYSTYARGVDGLWGMYQWLDRAPKGRNEKGIWWRRHDEYERR is encoded by the coding sequence ATGAGCAAGCATACGGTCGCCACACGCGACGCATGGCTAAAAGCACGCCTCGAACTGCTGGAAGCGGAGAAGGCGTTGACGCGGCGCAGCGACGAACTTGCGCGGCAGCGTGAGGCGCTGCCGTGGGTGAAGATCGACAAGCCGTACCGTTTCGAAACGGACGAGGGTAGCGCGACGCTGACGGATCTTTTCAGAGGACGCTCGCAACTGATCGTCTATCACTTCATGTTCGGTCCCGACTACACGGCGGGTTGCCCGTCGTGCTCGGCGATCGCGGATGGCTTCGATGGCGTCGCCGTGCATCTCGCGAATCACGATGTGACGCTGATGGCCGTGTCCCGCGCGCCGCTCGCGAAGTTGCAGGCTTACAAGGCGCGGATGGGGTGGAAGTTTCCGTGGGCATCGGCGGACGGTAGCGATTTCAACTTCGATTTCAGCGTGTCGTTCACGGAAGCGCAGCAACGCGCGGGCGATATCGAATACAACTTCGAGCGCGCGGGGCATGCAATGGACATGACGCCCGCGCCGGAACCTGTCGTCCGGTTCGCGGCCAGTTGCGGCACCGATGCGCCCGCCTATTCGCGCGACAGGCCGGGCATCAGCACCTTCGTATACGAGGACGGCGTCGTGTATCACGCGTATTCGACGTACGCGCGCGGTGTGGATGGACTGTGGGGCATGTACCAGTGGCTCGACCGTGCGCCGAAAGGGCGCAACGAGAAGGGCATCTGGTGGCGGCGTCACGACGAGTACGAACGGCGTTGA
- a CDS encoding response regulator transcription factor — protein sequence MNSPAGAARLILVDDHPLVRDGLRARLDTVPGFAVVGEAGNADEALALAAAHEPDLVLMDVGMRGMNGIALAALFHERFPGIRVLMLSMHDNVEYVTQAVRAGASGYVLKDSPGAEIIRAIGAVLDGKTYFSEGLSARLIHASAMRNPIERLTPRERDILDQLAEGLSSKQIAQRNGLSVRTVETHRLNLKRKLEIEGQAELIKFAVEHRRTG from the coding sequence ATGAACAGTCCAGCGGGCGCGGCGCGCCTTATCCTCGTCGACGATCATCCCCTCGTGCGCGATGGCTTGCGCGCGCGGCTCGATACCGTGCCGGGGTTCGCCGTGGTCGGCGAAGCGGGTAACGCCGACGAAGCGCTGGCGCTCGCGGCCGCGCACGAGCCGGATCTCGTGCTGATGGACGTGGGCATGCGAGGGATGAACGGCATTGCGCTCGCCGCGCTGTTTCATGAGCGCTTTCCGGGCATCCGCGTGCTGATGCTGTCGATGCACGACAACGTCGAATACGTGACCCAGGCGGTCCGCGCGGGCGCGAGCGGTTACGTGTTGAAGGATTCGCCGGGCGCGGAGATCATCCGCGCGATCGGCGCCGTGCTCGACGGCAAGACTTATTTCAGCGAAGGGCTCAGCGCGCGGCTGATTCATGCGTCGGCGATGCGCAATCCGATCGAACGTCTGACGCCACGCGAGCGCGATATTCTCGATCAACTCGCCGAAGGGCTGTCGAGCAAGCAGATCGCGCAACGCAATGGTCTTTCAGTGCGCACCGTCGAAACGCATCGGTTGAATCTGAAGCGCAAGCTCGAGATCGAAGGGCAGGCCGAGCTGATCAAGTTTGCGGTGGAGCATCGGCGCACGGGGTGA
- a CDS encoding alpha/beta hydrolase, which produces MSTIAHRRADVDGFNVFYREAGRAGAPKLLLLHGFPSSSHMFRDLIPLLADRFHIVAPDLPGFGQSDMPERDQFAYTFDNLANVIDRFTEVIGFERYAVYVFDYGAPTGFRLALKHPERITAIISQNGNAYVEGLSEGWNPIQAYWKEPTQANRDALRAMLTRDTTIWQYTHGVSDATQVSPDGYSLDDYYMNRRGAHEIQLDLFGDYQSNVALYPAFQQYFRTHQPPFLAVWGKNDPFFLPPGAEAFKRDLPNADVRFFDTGHFALETHAADIAAAITGFLTR; this is translated from the coding sequence ATGTCCACGATTGCCCATCGCCGCGCCGACGTTGACGGTTTCAACGTGTTCTATCGGGAAGCGGGCCGCGCCGGCGCGCCGAAGCTGCTACTGCTGCACGGCTTTCCGAGTTCCAGCCACATGTTCCGCGACCTGATTCCGCTGCTCGCCGACCGGTTTCATATCGTCGCGCCGGATTTGCCGGGCTTCGGCCAGTCGGACATGCCGGAGCGCGACCAATTCGCCTACACGTTCGATAACCTCGCCAATGTGATCGACCGGTTCACGGAAGTGATCGGCTTCGAGCGCTACGCTGTCTACGTTTTCGATTACGGCGCGCCGACGGGCTTCCGGCTCGCGCTGAAGCACCCCGAGCGCATCACGGCGATCATTTCGCAGAACGGCAACGCGTATGTGGAAGGACTGAGCGAAGGCTGGAATCCTATTCAGGCGTACTGGAAGGAGCCGACGCAAGCGAACCGCGACGCGCTGCGAGCCATGCTGACCCGCGACACGACGATCTGGCAATACACGCACGGCGTGAGCGACGCGACGCAGGTTTCGCCCGACGGCTATTCGCTCGACGACTACTACATGAACCGTCGCGGCGCGCACGAGATCCAGCTTGACCTGTTCGGCGACTATCAAAGCAACGTCGCGCTGTACCCGGCGTTCCAGCAGTACTTCCGCACGCACCAGCCGCCGTTTCTCGCGGTGTGGGGCAAGAACGATCCGTTCTTCCTGCCGCCCGGCGCCGAAGCGTTCAAGCGCGATCTGCCGAATGCGGACGTGCGTTTCTTCGATACGGGCCACTTCGCGCTCGAAACACACGCGGCTGACATCGCCGCCGCCATTACCGGCTTTCTGACTCGCTGA
- a CDS encoding cache domain-containing protein: MKLKAKIFLLALVPFLAAIAGIALGVRHQATALAIAQHDTTQSAYMASKEIELRHYVDLATSAIKPLYDEAGVNARDDAILRNRALAMLEKMDFGQDGYFFVYDMHGRSLMHPREPDLVGRDLWTLRDPAGSLTIQQLIAAAAEGGGYVRYVWHRPSTGKLAPKLGYVVPLPRWGWMLGTGIYLDDVDTTLARIDQRASSDIEHTMLWIGAIALAGLCVIAVCALVLNVSEYRSADAKLKRLAQQVVESQENERARLSRELHDGISQMLVSVKLLLESALARFELSEPRVQPAEAALSTGIGRLGDALREVRRISHALRPSMLDDLGLAAALEQLTRELSTQSHLSIGFTQIVHDHAAQLPDTVKTALFRIAQEALTNIFRHAQATQAAVSLEVSARRVTLSISDDGRGFDVERVQADPSAGVGLRNMRERLEALNGELQFVSRPGHTLVTATAPLFAQEALHIEMQADPS, translated from the coding sequence ATGAAACTCAAGGCAAAGATCTTTCTGCTCGCCCTCGTGCCGTTTCTGGCCGCGATCGCGGGCATTGCGCTCGGCGTGCGCCATCAGGCCACCGCGCTCGCGATCGCGCAGCACGACACGACGCAATCGGCCTACATGGCGAGCAAGGAAATCGAGCTGCGCCACTACGTCGATCTCGCCACCAGCGCGATCAAGCCGCTCTACGACGAAGCGGGCGTCAACGCACGCGACGACGCGATCCTGCGCAACCGCGCGCTCGCGATGCTCGAAAAAATGGACTTCGGGCAGGACGGCTACTTCTTCGTCTACGACATGCACGGCCGCTCGCTGATGCATCCGCGCGAGCCGGATCTCGTCGGGCGCGACCTGTGGACCTTGCGCGATCCCGCAGGCTCGCTGACCATCCAGCAACTCATCGCGGCGGCCGCCGAGGGCGGTGGCTACGTGCGCTATGTGTGGCATCGTCCGTCGACGGGCAAGCTCGCGCCGAAGCTCGGCTATGTCGTGCCGCTGCCGCGCTGGGGCTGGATGCTCGGCACGGGCATCTATCTCGACGACGTCGACACCACACTCGCGCGCATCGACCAGCGTGCATCCTCCGACATCGAGCACACCATGCTATGGATCGGCGCGATCGCGCTCGCGGGGTTGTGCGTGATCGCCGTGTGCGCGCTGGTGCTGAACGTCAGCGAATACCGCAGCGCCGACGCGAAGCTCAAGCGCCTCGCACAGCAGGTGGTCGAATCGCAGGAAAACGAACGGGCGCGGCTGTCGCGCGAACTGCATGACGGCATCAGCCAGATGCTCGTGTCCGTCAAGCTGCTGCTGGAGTCGGCGCTGGCGCGCTTCGAACTGAGCGAGCCGCGCGTGCAGCCGGCGGAAGCGGCGCTGTCCACGGGGATCGGGCGGCTCGGCGACGCGCTGCGCGAGGTGCGGCGGATCTCGCATGCACTGCGTCCTTCGATGCTCGACGATCTTGGCCTAGCCGCCGCACTCGAACAGCTGACGCGCGAACTGAGCACGCAAAGCCATCTGTCGATCGGCTTCACGCAGATCGTTCACGATCATGCCGCGCAACTGCCCGACACCGTCAAGACGGCGCTGTTCCGCATCGCGCAGGAAGCGTTGACGAACATCTTCCGGCACGCGCAGGCGACGCAGGCCGCCGTCTCGCTGGAAGTGTCTGCGCGCCGCGTCACGCTGTCGATCAGCGACGACGGCCGCGGCTTCGATGTCGAACGGGTGCAGGCTGACCCAAGCGCGGGCGTCGGCTTGCGCAACATGCGCGAGCGGCTGGAGGCGCTGAACGGCGAGTTGCAGTTCGTGTCGCGGCCGGGCCATACCCTCGTCACGGCGACTGCGCCGCTTTTCGCGCAGGAAGCGCTTCACATCGAAATGCAGGCAGACCCTTCATGA
- a CDS encoding PQQ-binding-like beta-propeller repeat protein: MKRSPAEIVREYGPFPDIDNVHGVTYDGQHVWFASGEAVNALDPSSGETVRSIEIPATAGTAFDGQHLYQIAGDQIRKVDPKTGGVLATIPAPAGSNSGLAWAEGALWVGQYQERKIHQLDPQTGAILRTIESNRFVTGVTWVDGELWHGTWEGDQSDLRHVDPRTGEVLETLDMPEGVRVSGVESDGAERFFCGGGNSGTLRAVRRPKRSDAQAPVDATSD, translated from the coding sequence ATGAAACGCTCACCTGCTGAAATCGTACGTGAATATGGACCTTTTCCGGACATCGACAACGTGCATGGCGTCACCTACGACGGCCAGCATGTGTGGTTCGCTTCGGGCGAAGCGGTCAACGCGCTCGATCCATCGAGCGGAGAAACGGTGCGTTCGATCGAGATTCCCGCAACGGCAGGCACGGCGTTCGACGGACAGCACCTGTACCAGATCGCCGGCGACCAGATTCGCAAGGTCGATCCGAAGACGGGCGGCGTGCTTGCGACGATTCCCGCGCCTGCAGGCAGCAATTCGGGGCTCGCGTGGGCGGAAGGCGCGCTGTGGGTCGGGCAGTATCAGGAACGCAAGATCCATCAACTCGATCCGCAGACAGGCGCGATACTTCGCACGATCGAATCGAACCGGTTCGTCACGGGCGTGACATGGGTGGACGGCGAGTTGTGGCACGGTACGTGGGAAGGCGACCAGAGCGATTTGCGACACGTCGATCCGCGCACGGGTGAAGTGCTGGAGACGCTCGACATGCCGGAAGGGGTCCGTGTGTCGGGCGTCGAATCGGATGGTGCTGAACGGTTCTTCTGCGGCGGTGGCAACAGCGGAACACTGCGTGCTGTGCGCAGGCCGAAACGCAGCGACGCGCAAGCACCCGTTGACGCGACGAGTGATTGA
- a CDS encoding zinc-binding alcohol dehydrogenase family protein, producing MRAIVLEKFGGIDSLVYTEMPEPEPLEGHVVIEIKAFGINHAEMHMRRGEWAEAAKVSGIECVGIVKSCPGGEFPVGAKVAALMGGLGRTINGSYAEYTRAPVSNVALIESDLPWAELAAIPETYATAWTCLFRNLELKAGQTVVIRGATSSFGQAAVNLAVNAGAKVIATTRSQARFDMLKALGAERVELEGPDLSKRIAEAKQIDAVLDLVGNSVILDSLQMLRRGGRACLAGWLGGLAPIADFNPLLQMTSGVYLTFFGSFVFGTPGFPLSDVPLQAIAADVAAGRLKAKPSRVFSFDQIHEAHRVMEANEAGGKMVVVH from the coding sequence ATGCGTGCAATCGTGCTCGAAAAGTTCGGTGGTATCGACAGCCTCGTCTATACGGAAATGCCGGAACCGGAACCGCTGGAAGGTCACGTGGTCATCGAAATCAAGGCGTTCGGCATCAATCACGCCGAAATGCATATGCGGCGCGGCGAATGGGCCGAAGCCGCGAAGGTGAGCGGAATCGAATGCGTGGGCATCGTGAAGTCGTGTCCGGGCGGCGAGTTTCCCGTCGGCGCGAAGGTCGCTGCGCTGATGGGCGGCCTCGGTCGCACGATCAACGGCAGCTACGCGGAGTACACGCGGGCACCCGTTTCGAACGTCGCGCTGATCGAATCCGATCTGCCGTGGGCAGAACTCGCGGCAATTCCCGAAACCTACGCGACGGCGTGGACATGCCTGTTCCGCAACCTCGAACTCAAGGCCGGGCAAACCGTTGTGATTCGCGGCGCGACGTCGTCGTTCGGACAGGCCGCTGTGAATCTCGCCGTGAATGCGGGTGCGAAGGTGATCGCGACGACGCGCAGTCAGGCGCGCTTCGACATGCTCAAAGCACTCGGTGCCGAGCGCGTCGAACTGGAAGGTCCCGATCTGTCGAAGCGCATCGCAGAAGCGAAGCAGATCGACGCGGTGCTCGATCTGGTCGGCAACAGTGTGATTCTCGATTCGCTCCAGATGCTGCGCCGTGGCGGTCGCGCGTGTCTCGCTGGCTGGCTTGGCGGTCTTGCGCCGATCGCGGATTTCAATCCGTTGCTGCAAATGACGAGCGGCGTGTACCTGACGTTCTTCGGCAGCTTCGTGTTCGGTACGCCGGGTTTCCCGCTTTCCGATGTGCCGCTGCAAGCCATCGCCGCCGATGTCGCTGCCGGCCGACTCAAGGCGAAGCCGTCGCGCGTGTTCTCGTTCGATCAGATCCACGAAGCGCACCGCGTGATGGAAGCGAATGAAGCGGGCGGCAAGATGGTCGTCGTCCACTAA
- a CDS encoding helix-turn-helix domain-containing protein has protein sequence MDATLAAAARSLAAGNPLGALNRVALRDDAPALALRGIAMAQLGDLARAKALIRSAARAFGPREAVARARCIVAEAEIALASRDLGWPAKSLEAARRTLEAHDDRQNAAHARNLQVRRLLLIGHLDEAERLLDGLDAAPFPPASSAAHELIVAGIAMRRLRTKIARAALAKAERAARHAGIPGLAAEVENAARLLDTPAARLIAGGDERLLLLEDVEALMASKALVIDACRYAVRDGDHVVPLATRPVLFTLVRMLAEAWPNDVPRDTLIERAFRMKHADETHRARLRVEIGRLRTMLGALADIDATKRGFALTPRRASEVVVLARPVDEEHASLLALLADGESWSSSALALALGASQRTVQRALDTLASAGKVQSFGQGRARRWMMPPMPGFATVLLLPAALPID, from the coding sequence ATGGACGCAACCCTCGCAGCCGCCGCGCGCTCGCTCGCCGCGGGTAATCCCCTCGGCGCGCTGAACCGCGTCGCGTTGCGCGACGACGCGCCCGCGCTCGCGCTGCGCGGCATCGCGATGGCGCAACTCGGCGACCTCGCGCGCGCGAAGGCGCTGATTCGCAGCGCGGCGCGCGCGTTCGGTCCGAGGGAAGCCGTTGCCCGCGCGCGATGCATCGTCGCCGAAGCGGAGATTGCGCTTGCGTCGCGCGATCTCGGCTGGCCCGCGAAATCGCTCGAAGCCGCACGCCGGACGCTCGAAGCGCATGACGACCGCCAGAACGCCGCACACGCGCGCAATCTTCAGGTGCGCCGTCTGCTGCTGATCGGGCATCTCGACGAGGCCGAACGTCTGCTCGACGGTCTCGATGCCGCGCCCTTTCCGCCTGCATCGAGCGCCGCGCACGAGCTGATCGTCGCGGGTATCGCAATGCGGCGCCTGCGCACGAAGATCGCTCGCGCGGCGCTGGCGAAAGCGGAACGCGCCGCGCGCCATGCCGGCATTCCTGGTCTCGCAGCGGAAGTGGAAAACGCAGCGCGCCTGCTCGATACACCCGCTGCGCGTCTGATCGCAGGCGGCGACGAACGGCTTCTGCTGCTCGAAGATGTCGAAGCGTTGATGGCATCGAAAGCGCTCGTCATCGACGCTTGCCGTTACGCCGTGCGCGACGGGGACCACGTCGTGCCGCTCGCGACGCGCCCCGTGCTGTTCACGCTTGTGCGAATGCTCGCCGAAGCCTGGCCCAACGACGTGCCGCGCGACACGCTGATCGAGCGCGCATTCCGCATGAAGCACGCGGACGAAACGCATCGCGCGCGCCTGCGTGTCGAGATCGGACGGCTGCGCACGATGCTCGGCGCGCTCGCCGATATCGATGCCACGAAGCGCGGCTTCGCACTGACGCCGCGCCGCGCATCCGAAGTGGTCGTGCTGGCGCGGCCCGTCGACGAAGAACACGCGTCGTTACTGGCGTTGCTCGCGGACGGCGAATCGTGGTCGAGTTCCGCGCTCGCGCTTGCACTCGGCGCGAGCCAGCGAACCGTGCAGCGCGCGCTCGATACCCTCGCGTCGGCGGGCAAGGTGCAGTCGTTCGGCCAGGGCCGCGCGCGCCGCTGGATGATGCCGCCCATGCCGGGTTTCGCGACAGTCTTGTTACTCCCCGCTGCGCTGCCAATCGATTAG
- a CDS encoding ABC transporter substrate-binding protein, with protein MLAFGNTVSAQTVDSSDPQILVKSVTQQVLDEVHRQAIDPSDIPRIMDIVNRDILPYIDFEHTTQLALARYWRTATPAQQQQLVQQFKMLLIHLYSGALAQLKPDQKIEYPPMRVAPTDTDAVVRTIASTNAQPVEIDYRLRKTPQGWRVYDLNVMGAWLVQTYRQQFGETIQQSGIDGLLRFLTDRNQQLASGKPQ; from the coding sequence ATGCTTGCCTTCGGCAACACGGTATCGGCGCAGACCGTCGATAGCTCCGATCCGCAGATTCTGGTCAAATCGGTGACGCAGCAGGTCCTCGACGAAGTCCACAGGCAGGCGATCGACCCCTCGGATATCCCACGCATCATGGACATCGTGAACCGGGACATCCTGCCTTATATCGACTTCGAACATACGACGCAGCTTGCGTTGGCCCGCTACTGGCGAACGGCCACCCCCGCGCAACAGCAGCAACTCGTGCAACAGTTCAAGATGCTGCTGATCCACTTGTATTCAGGCGCGCTCGCGCAGCTCAAGCCGGATCAGAAGATCGAATATCCGCCGATGCGCGTCGCGCCGACGGACACCGACGCCGTCGTGCGCACGATCGCTTCCACCAATGCGCAGCCCGTCGAGATCGATTACCGCTTGCGCAAGACGCCGCAAGGCTGGCGCGTATACGACCTCAACGTGATGGGCGCATGGCTCGTGCAGACGTATCGGCAGCAGTTCGGCGAGACGATCCAGCAAAGCGGCATCGATGGGCTGCTGCGGTTTTTGACGGACCGCAATCAGCAGCTTGCGTCGGGCAAGCCGCAGTGA
- a CDS encoding CGNR zinc finger domain-containing protein, which yields MDYRQIPAMFLADAPGLDFLNSIATPVDVPVDWISDGEGLLGWLDQAGMVPPDALAAIRSRTTPAELDEVAAKARELREWFRGYVKKRKGHALAATDLRELEPLNALLARDEQHGEIVANSPDAPTAFSFHTVRRWQSAESLLMPIAEALAKLVCEEDFTQVKACEGPTCTLLFADHTRGHARRWCSMAVCGNRAKVAAHRARLKEENRD from the coding sequence ATGGACTACCGCCAGATACCGGCCATGTTTTTGGCCGACGCGCCGGGGCTCGATTTCCTGAATTCGATTGCGACGCCCGTCGACGTGCCCGTCGACTGGATCAGCGACGGCGAAGGGCTGCTCGGCTGGCTCGACCAGGCCGGCATGGTGCCGCCCGATGCGCTCGCGGCGATCCGTTCGCGCACGACGCCCGCCGAACTCGATGAGGTCGCGGCGAAGGCGCGCGAACTGCGCGAGTGGTTTCGGGGGTACGTGAAAAAGAGGAAAGGGCATGCGCTCGCGGCAACCGATCTGCGCGAACTCGAACCCTTGAACGCGTTACTCGCGCGCGACGAACAGCATGGCGAGATCGTCGCGAACAGTCCGGACGCGCCGACCGCGTTTTCGTTTCACACGGTGCGGCGCTGGCAGTCGGCGGAGTCGCTGCTGATGCCGATCGCCGAGGCGCTGGCGAAACTCGTCTGCGAAGAGGATTTCACGCAGGTGAAGGCGTGCGAAGGGCCGACGTGCACGCTGCTGTTCGCCGATCACACGCGAGGCCATGCGCGCAGGTGGTGCAGCATGGCCGTCTGCGGCAATCGGGCGAAAGTGGCCGCGCATCGGGCGCGGCTCAAGGAGGAGAATCGGGACTAA
- a CDS encoding haloacid dehalogenase type II — MNHIKAIAFDLYGTLFDVHSVAVQCDAQFPGRGQEISNVWRQKQLEYTWLRSLMNRYIPFEHVTEEALRFTIRHLGLELDERACRSLSDAYLRLQAYPEVPDALRALRDRGLKLAILSNGSPHSIDAVVTNAGLRNSFDHLLSVDPVRVYKPDNRAYELAEQTFGVGRREILFVSSNAWDATGARYFGFPTCWINRGGKTFEEMGQRPDWEVNGLDRLVTLFASAAA, encoded by the coding sequence ATGAACCACATCAAGGCCATTGCATTCGACCTGTACGGCACGCTGTTCGACGTGCATTCGGTTGCCGTCCAGTGCGACGCGCAGTTCCCTGGACGCGGCCAGGAAATCAGCAACGTGTGGCGGCAGAAGCAACTCGAATACACCTGGCTGCGCAGCCTGATGAACCGCTATATCCCGTTCGAGCACGTGACGGAAGAAGCGTTGCGCTTCACGATCCGGCATCTTGGGCTTGAACTCGACGAGCGCGCATGCCGCTCGCTGTCGGACGCGTATCTGCGTCTGCAAGCGTATCCGGAAGTGCCGGATGCGCTGCGCGCGCTGCGGGATCGCGGACTGAAGCTCGCGATCCTGTCGAACGGCTCGCCGCATTCGATCGATGCCGTCGTGACTAACGCAGGGCTTCGGAACAGCTTCGACCATCTGCTGAGCGTCGATCCCGTGCGCGTCTACAAGCCGGACAATCGCGCTTACGAACTGGCGGAACAGACGTTTGGCGTCGGCCGGAGGGAAATCCTGTTCGTGTCGTCGAACGCGTGGGATGCGACAGGTGCGCGCTACTTCGGTTTTCCGACCTGCTGGATCAACCGCGGCGGCAAGACGTTCGAGGAAATGGGACAGCGGCCGGACTGGGAGGTGAACGGTCTGGATCGTCTCGTGACGTTGTTCGCTTCGGCGGCTGCCTGA